From the Desulfovibrio sp. JY genome, one window contains:
- the purE gene encoding 5-(carboxyamino)imidazole ribonucleotide mutase codes for MRVAIFIGSISDEEKMRPCSKVLDSLGIEHRFTVTSAHRTVERTERLIRECEEAGCQVFICAAGLAAHLAGAVAARTVKPVIGVPLSASGSALGGMDAMLSTVQMPPGFPVATVALDGAGAKNAAWLAASILALGDPTLVGRITAAREGFAKDVETAAAKLR; via the coding sequence ATGCGCGTGGCCATATTCATCGGCTCGATTTCCGACGAGGAAAAAATGCGTCCCTGTTCCAAGGTGCTCGATTCGTTGGGTATCGAGCACCGCTTCACCGTCACCTCGGCCCACCGCACCGTGGAGCGCACCGAGCGTCTCATCCGCGAATGCGAGGAAGCCGGCTGCCAGGTGTTCATCTGCGCCGCCGGACTGGCCGCCCATCTGGCCGGAGCCGTGGCGGCGCGCACGGTCAAGCCCGTCATCGGCGTGCCGCTTTCCGCCTCGGGCTCGGCCCTTGGCGGCATGGACGCCATGCTGTCCACGGTGCAGATGCCCCCGGGCTTTCCGGTGGCCACGGTCGCCCTCGACGGCGCCGGCGCGAAAAACGCCGCCTGGCTCGCCGCCTCCATTCTGGCCCTTGGCGATCCGACTCTGGTCGGCCGCATCACGGCCGCCCGCGAGGGATTCGCCAAGGACGTGGAAACCGCCGCGGCCAAACTGCGGTAA
- a CDS encoding MucR family transcriptional regulator → MEDFLKEALEIVKAQASVRNMTEEEITSMVRRLSDDIRGIVSAGTALPGGTEAEAPTPPVDPKKAVRERSIICLESGKSFKILTKKHLGKFGLTPDTYREKWGYPKGMPLVCKELQRERRKKMKEMKLWEKRVKK, encoded by the coding sequence ATGGAAGACTTTTTGAAAGAAGCGTTGGAGATCGTCAAGGCTCAGGCCAGTGTTCGCAACATGACCGAGGAGGAGATCACCTCCATGGTGCGGCGGCTCTCTGATGATATTCGCGGTATTGTCTCCGCCGGCACCGCCTTGCCGGGCGGTACCGAAGCCGAGGCCCCCACGCCGCCCGTCGATCCGAAAAAGGCCGTGCGCGAGCGCAGCATCATTTGCCTGGAATCGGGCAAGTCGTTCAAGATCCTCACCAAGAAGCATCTGGGCAAGTTCGGGCTTACGCCGGACACCTACCGCGAGAAGTGGGGATATCCCAAGGGCATGCCGCTTGTGTGCAAGGAGCTGCAACGGGAACGCCGCAAGAAGATGAAAGAGATGAAGCTTTGGGAAAAGCGCGTGAAAAAATAG
- a CDS encoding EAL domain-containing protein — protein MARTFDTPALFAPTVRPGGDVALPLSWGAGTFFRTLVDLGTGDVAGIESVEAQNPWKDLLDRRLDGPIEWLASRDADLTDLQDAAAYLVRCDLTLKPQRIAATLGLDPGRAILMFDVAGLYGDPGRALNLLLDCKRAGARILLDGFDLENPPARFMEMLPADILRVAPRRMPWHWDTAKRRELLASVLSFADNLLMDVAVEDVSSGGQRQEYKRLGVRYVQGCWRKDIAGSTPESVRR, from the coding sequence ATGGCACGCACTTTCGACACCCCCGCGCTTTTTGCACCGACCGTCCGCCCCGGAGGCGACGTCGCCCTTCCCCTGTCCTGGGGGGCCGGCACATTTTTCCGAACCCTCGTGGATCTCGGCACCGGCGACGTTGCCGGCATTGAATCCGTCGAGGCGCAAAATCCCTGGAAGGATCTGCTGGACCGGCGCCTTGACGGACCGATCGAATGGCTGGCCTCCCGGGACGCGGACCTGACCGACCTTCAGGACGCGGCCGCCTACCTGGTGCGTTGCGACCTGACGCTAAAGCCGCAGCGGATCGCCGCCACCCTTGGCCTCGACCCCGGGCGGGCCATTTTGATGTTCGACGTGGCCGGGCTTTACGGCGATCCGGGCCGGGCCCTGAATCTGCTGCTCGACTGCAAGCGGGCCGGGGCGCGCATTCTTCTCGACGGTTTCGACCTCGAGAACCCGCCGGCGCGTTTCATGGAGATGCTGCCGGCCGATATCCTGCGCGTGGCCCCCCGGCGCATGCCGTGGCACTGGGATACGGCCAAGCGTCGGGAGTTGCTGGCCTCGGTGCTGTCCTTCGCCGACAACCTGCTGATGGACGTGGCGGTCGAGGACGTGAGTTCCGGCGGACAGCGCCAGGAATACAAGCGCCTTGGCGTCCGCTATGTCCAGGGCTGCTGGCGCAAGGATATTGCAGGCAGCACACCCGAGTCTGTCCGGCGATAA
- a CDS encoding MiaB/RimO family radical SAM methylthiotransferase, which translates to MRPGMPTFPSDNTRYFSLATLGCKVNQYESRALVEAWEKAGLSRVDDPAAADVAVLVTCAVTARAEAESRRLARNLARQINPQARPGARAVVTGCAAVVAPDAFAALGVIVVPDKAGLARRPFGPDDAAPRPDAVFPDLAVTGYDRARGLVKIQDGCSHGCSYCIVPSGRGASVSRPFPDIRDEVSRLVEAGHREVGLTGINLGHYGRDLDAPASFWDLLAALDEALAPRFGDTVRLRLGSLDPAMLTDDGLAVLTASRLVCPHLHISLQSADPETLAAMGRRPEDADRVSSFVDAISMKWPTFGLGCDVLTGFPGESEAAFGRTRDYLARLPLTYAHVFPYSRRPGTRAAAMPGQLPKPVKTERARELRELAAGKKDAFRARLAREDAVVVALERQDPAAGTCGQYVDCRFEAAVAAPLGALVRARPVGRDGDLLLVAPLEAGTGS; encoded by the coding sequence ATGCGCCCGGGCATGCCGACGTTTCCTTCCGACAACACCAGATACTTCTCGCTTGCCACCTTGGGCTGCAAGGTGAACCAATACGAAAGCCGCGCCCTGGTCGAGGCCTGGGAAAAGGCGGGGCTGTCGCGCGTGGACGACCCCGCGGCGGCCGATGTGGCCGTGCTGGTCACCTGCGCCGTCACCGCCCGGGCCGAGGCCGAAAGCCGCCGGCTGGCCCGCAATCTCGCCCGCCAGATCAACCCGCAGGCGCGCCCCGGGGCCCGGGCCGTGGTCACCGGCTGCGCCGCCGTGGTCGCCCCGGACGCCTTTGCGGCGCTTGGCGTCATCGTCGTCCCGGACAAGGCCGGCCTGGCCCGACGTCCCTTTGGTCCGGACGACGCCGCCCCCCGGCCCGACGCGGTCTTTCCCGATCTGGCCGTCACCGGCTACGACCGGGCGCGCGGGCTGGTCAAAATCCAGGACGGCTGCTCCCACGGCTGTTCCTACTGCATCGTGCCTTCCGGCCGGGGAGCCTCGGTTTCCCGCCCCTTCCCCGACATCCGGGACGAGGTGTCGCGCCTGGTCGAAGCCGGGCACCGGGAAGTCGGCCTGACCGGCATCAACCTCGGCCACTATGGCCGCGACCTGGATGCGCCGGCGTCCTTCTGGGACCTGCTTGCCGCCCTGGACGAGGCCCTGGCCCCGCGCTTTGGCGACACGGTCCGGCTGCGCCTGGGGTCCCTCGACCCGGCCATGCTGACCGACGACGGGCTGGCCGTCCTTACCGCCTCACGCCTGGTCTGCCCGCACCTGCACATTTCCCTGCAAAGCGCCGATCCGGAGACTCTCGCCGCCATGGGCCGCCGGCCGGAGGATGCGGACCGGGTGTCCTCTTTTGTGGACGCGATCAGTATGAAATGGCCGACCTTCGGCCTGGGCTGCGACGTGCTGACCGGTTTTCCGGGAGAATCCGAGGCCGCCTTCGGCCGCACCAGGGACTATCTCGCCCGTTTGCCGCTGACCTACGCCCATGTCTTTCCCTATTCCCGACGGCCGGGCACCCGGGCGGCGGCCATGCCCGGACAGCTGCCCAAGCCGGTCAAGACCGAGCGGGCCAGGGAGTTGCGGGAACTGGCCGCCGGCAAAAAAGACGCCTTTCGCGCCCGGCTGGCCCGGGAAGACGCGGTCGTCGTGGCCCTGGAGCGCCAGGACCCGGCCGCCGGCACCTGCGGCCAGTATGTCGATTGCCGCTTCGAGGCGGCGGTCGCCGCCCCGCTCGGCGCCCTCGTGCGCGCCCGTCCGGTCGGCCGCGACGGCGACCTGCTGCTCGTGGCCCCGCTCGAGGCCGGGACCGGATCATGA
- a CDS encoding DUF4416 family protein, whose translation MSTPHEPLPGKLVCSVLTSDHDALWPHYGPALEARFGPVEMATPATPFTFTEYYDAEMGGPLSRRMLVFANLLPQGELRAAKLFTNGLEQTLCRADGTRRVNFDPGLVTNERLVLATGKNFSHRIYLGDGIFGDLTLVFQAGSWQTLPWTFPDYASPEMLAQLTDFRRRYRRDLREGRAAALTNKTLST comes from the coding sequence ATGAGCACGCCCCACGAGCCCTTGCCGGGAAAGCTCGTCTGCTCGGTGCTGACAAGCGATCACGACGCCTTGTGGCCGCACTACGGGCCGGCCCTGGAAGCCCGCTTCGGCCCGGTGGAGATGGCCACGCCGGCGACCCCCTTCACCTTCACCGAATATTACGACGCCGAGATGGGCGGGCCGCTGTCGCGGCGCATGCTGGTCTTCGCCAACCTTCTCCCCCAGGGGGAGCTGCGCGCGGCCAAGCTTTTCACCAACGGCCTGGAACAGACGCTTTGTCGCGCCGACGGCACCCGCCGGGTCAACTTCGACCCGGGACTCGTGACCAACGAACGGCTGGTCCTGGCCACGGGCAAGAATTTCAGCCACCGCATCTATCTCGGGGACGGCATTTTCGGCGATCTGACCCTTGTCTTTCAGGCAGGGTCCTGGCAAACCCTGCCCTGGACATTTCCCGACTACGCTTCCCCGGAAATGCTGGCGCAACTGACCGACTTTCGACGCCGTTACCGCCGGGACCTCCGGGAAGGCCGTGCGGCCGCCCTCACGAACAAGACACTCTCCACATGA
- a CDS encoding YicC family protein, protein MPNSMTGYGKSRLESDAFTQVWEVRAVNSRFLDLKWRLPLFLRPSEPALEKVVREAVARGRLEIHLEFTPKRTDMWKARLDTGLAGAMLDELAALAKEREVPYAPDLNRLLSLSHLWQEETVDPDPNLFVTLADGLRLALADFNDARAREGAALAEDLLARFATLKSWRESINALTPAVKAEKLDQLVARITAVLEKAGVEPTQDRLLQETAILADKLDVSEEMTRLAGHLDRLEGLVREGGEIGKKLDFLIQEAFREINTCGNKAQNLDISRLVVDFKAELEKVREQVQNLE, encoded by the coding sequence ATGCCCAACAGCATGACCGGATATGGCAAGAGCCGTTTGGAGTCCGACGCCTTCACCCAGGTTTGGGAAGTGCGCGCCGTCAACAGCCGTTTTCTGGACCTCAAGTGGCGGCTGCCGCTTTTCCTGCGCCCGAGCGAACCGGCGCTGGAAAAAGTGGTGCGCGAGGCCGTGGCCCGGGGCCGGCTGGAAATCCATCTGGAATTCACGCCCAAGCGCACGGATATGTGGAAGGCCCGCCTCGACACGGGACTGGCCGGGGCCATGCTCGACGAACTGGCCGCCCTGGCCAAGGAACGCGAGGTGCCCTACGCGCCCGACCTCAACCGCCTGCTCTCCCTGTCCCATCTGTGGCAGGAAGAGACCGTGGACCCGGACCCGAACCTGTTCGTCACCCTGGCCGACGGCCTGCGTCTGGCCCTGGCCGATTTCAACGACGCCCGGGCCCGGGAGGGCGCGGCCCTGGCCGAGGATCTGCTCGCCCGGTTCGCCACGCTCAAATCCTGGCGCGAGTCCATCAACGCCCTGACCCCGGCGGTCAAGGCCGAGAAGCTGGACCAGCTCGTGGCCCGGATCACGGCCGTGCTGGAAAAAGCCGGCGTGGAGCCGACCCAGGACCGGCTCCTCCAGGAAACGGCCATTTTGGCCGACAAGCTCGACGTCTCCGAGGAGATGACGCGCCTGGCCGGCCATCTGGACCGGTTGGAGGGGCTCGTGCGCGAGGGCGGCGAGATCGGCAAGAAGCTCGATTTCCTGATCCAGGAGGCCTTCCGCGAGATCAACACCTGCGGCAACAAGGCCCAGAACCTGGACATCAGCCGGCTGGTGGTCGATTTCAAGGCCGAGCTGGAGAAGGTCCGCGAACAGGTGCAAAACCTGGAATAA
- a CDS encoding DUF370 domain-containing protein, producing the protein MRQTLLNIGFGNYVAASRVTAIVNPASSPMRRLREDARAEKRLIDATQGRKTRAIIITDSNHVILSGIQAETLGARFAVEEDTNAV; encoded by the coding sequence ATGCGCCAAACGCTGCTCAATATCGGTTTCGGCAACTATGTCGCGGCGTCCCGCGTCACGGCCATCGTCAACCCCGCGTCCTCGCCCATGCGCCGCCTGCGCGAGGACGCCCGGGCCGAGAAACGACTCATCGACGCGACCCAGGGCCGCAAGACCCGCGCCATCATCATCACCGATTCCAACCACGTGATCCTCTCGGGCATCCAGGCCGAAACGCTCGGCGCCCGTTTCGCCGTGGAGGAGGACACCAATGCCGTCTAA
- the gmk gene encoding guanylate kinase has product MPSKRLGLFMVICAPSGAGKSTLIKKLCAEFPVLSFSVSATTRPPRHGEVDGVHYHFLSREDFAAWREAGKLAEWAEVHGNFYGTPLEPVRQALAAGRDVLFDVDVQGAAQLRQSLGQGAYVFILPPTRAELARRLSGRGTDSPEVVAGRLAAASKEIAQAPLFDYWVENAELETAYADLRAVYMAERRRPRCHPHLIPELLAQWDAAI; this is encoded by the coding sequence ATGCCGTCTAAGCGACTGGGACTTTTCATGGTCATCTGCGCCCCGTCCGGCGCGGGCAAATCCACGCTGATCAAAAAGCTGTGCGCCGAATTTCCCGTCCTGTCCTTTTCCGTGTCCGCCACCACCCGGCCGCCGCGCCATGGCGAGGTGGACGGGGTGCACTACCATTTCCTGTCCCGGGAGGACTTCGCCGCCTGGCGCGAGGCCGGGAAACTGGCCGAATGGGCCGAGGTCCACGGCAATTTCTACGGCACGCCCCTGGAACCGGTGCGGCAAGCCCTGGCCGCCGGCCGCGACGTGCTCTTCGACGTGGACGTCCAGGGCGCGGCCCAACTGCGCCAAAGCCTCGGGCAAGGGGCCTACGTCTTCATCCTGCCGCCCACCCGGGCCGAACTGGCCCGCCGCCTGTCCGGCCGGGGCACGGATTCGCCGGAAGTGGTGGCCGGCAGGCTGGCCGCCGCGTCCAAGGAAATCGCCCAGGCCCCGCTTTTCGACTACTGGGTGGAAAACGCCGAACTGGAGACGGCCTACGCCGACCTGCGAGCCGTTTACATGGCCGAACGCCGCCGGCCCCGCTGTCATCCGCACCTGATTCCCGAACTGCTGGCCCAATGGGATGCGGCCATTTGA
- a CDS encoding tetratricopeptide repeat protein, which translates to MTEQRHNDHTPGAAPAADSAGKPRERIKGIFSTQAIQKVGTGTTTRRTIQKMYWFVEEDTAGTLEIQPLNKNYVPSGPKRRIGLEELLEKFSPEPEFYVSTVYPRLRELNMVIQKGERHREKGENFSAELEFGQALAVDEENIRANFGLGLTYLDRGEANKADDIFQRLVRLDAAFDKDHKHLFNEFGINLRKNKMLDQALTYYQRAEELAIRDDNLMFNIARAFFDKKDYARTMEYLQKALALNPDNSESRRFAAFLEEKGLAKVGDVPSQPLPEAPAAKASAPKASEAETPADDLP; encoded by the coding sequence ATGACCGAACAACGCCACAACGACCACACCCCGGGCGCCGCGCCGGCCGCCGATTCCGCCGGCAAGCCCCGCGAGCGCATCAAGGGCATCTTCTCCACCCAGGCCATCCAAAAGGTGGGCACGGGCACCACCACCCGCCGCACCATCCAGAAGATGTACTGGTTCGTGGAGGAGGACACGGCCGGCACCCTGGAAATCCAGCCACTCAACAAGAATTACGTCCCTTCCGGCCCCAAACGCCGCATCGGACTGGAAGAGCTGCTGGAAAAATTTTCCCCGGAGCCGGAATTCTACGTGTCCACGGTCTATCCGCGGCTGCGCGAACTCAACATGGTCATCCAGAAAGGGGAGCGACACCGGGAAAAGGGCGAGAACTTCAGCGCCGAGCTGGAATTCGGCCAGGCGCTGGCCGTGGACGAGGAGAACATCCGGGCCAATTTCGGCCTGGGGCTCACCTACCTCGACCGGGGCGAGGCCAACAAGGCCGACGACATCTTTCAGCGTCTGGTGCGCCTCGACGCCGCCTTCGACAAGGACCACAAGCACCTTTTCAACGAGTTCGGCATCAACCTGCGCAAGAACAAGATGCTCGACCAGGCGCTCACCTACTACCAGCGGGCCGAGGAACTGGCCATCCGCGACGACAACCTGATGTTCAACATCGCCCGGGCGTTCTTCGACAAGAAAGACTACGCCAGGACCATGGAGTACCTGCAAAAAGCCCTGGCCTTAAACCCCGACAACAGCGAATCGCGGCGCTTTGCCGCCTTTCTCGAGGAAAAGGGCCTGGCCAAGGTGGGTGACGTGCCGTCGCAACCCCTTCCCGAGGCTCCAGCCGCCAAAGCCTCCGCCCCCAAGGCCTCCGAGGCCGAGACCCCGGCGGACGACCTCCCATGA
- a CDS encoding HDOD domain-containing protein, whose product MNQERAQRFLLELPAVRDDLPFSPALLTRLFRLTEEDGASPLEAIAEAIAEDQGLSARVLGLANSAFYGLQAEVGNVARAVAVLGLREVRGLVLALGMRGLAAVRPLPPGFVLSPYLEHQLSVAVAAMELARETGVMDPDDAFTAGLLHDLGKLITALYRPDDWLAEAQLAAAQDLPWHEAEERHWGLDHGLIGAMVLASWNLPPRLTEPVNWHHAPDAAPENPGPCRLLGLADACVHERAGEPLPDGDVISPLAPGVGLRPDTAREATASALAARNPGLLAAAIG is encoded by the coding sequence ATGAACCAGGAACGGGCGCAGCGTTTTTTACTCGAACTGCCCGCCGTCCGCGATGACCTGCCCTTCTCCCCCGCCCTGCTCACCCGGCTTTTCCGCCTGACCGAAGAAGACGGCGCTTCGCCCCTCGAAGCCATCGCCGAGGCCATCGCCGAGGACCAGGGGCTTTCGGCCCGGGTGCTGGGGCTCGCCAATTCCGCTTTTTACGGCTTGCAGGCCGAGGTCGGCAACGTCGCCCGGGCCGTGGCCGTGCTGGGGCTTCGCGAGGTGCGCGGGCTGGTGCTGGCCCTCGGCATGCGCGGGCTGGCCGCAGTCCGTCCCCTGCCCCCGGGTTTTGTGCTTTCCCCCTATCTCGAGCACCAGCTGTCCGTGGCCGTGGCGGCCATGGAACTGGCCCGGGAAACCGGGGTCATGGACCCGGACGATGCCTTCACCGCCGGCCTGCTCCATGACCTCGGCAAGCTCATCACCGCCCTGTACCGGCCGGACGACTGGCTGGCCGAGGCGCAGCTGGCCGCGGCCCAGGACCTGCCCTGGCACGAGGCCGAGGAGCGCCACTGGGGCCTGGACCATGGCCTGATCGGAGCCATGGTGCTCGCGTCCTGGAATCTGCCGCCACGCCTCACCGAACCCGTCAACTGGCACCATGCCCCGGACGCCGCCCCGGAGAACCCCGGGCCCTGCCGGCTGTTGGGGCTGGCCGACGCCTGCGTGCACGAACGCGCCGGCGAGCCCTTGCCCGACGGGGACGTGATTTCCCCCCTGGCTCCCGGCGTGGGGCTGCGGCCGGACACGGCCCGGGAGGCGACCGCCTCGGCCCTGGCCGCGCGAAACCCCGGACTGCTGGCCGCGGCCATCGGCTGA
- the recJ gene encoding single-stranded-DNA-specific exonuclease RecJ, producing the protein MPKRWIFPAADVAPQTADLLADALGVSPTLAALLYTRGLTTAETMDAYLSPGLRRLMHPGTIPGMDAAAALLAQSLAQGKKVAVWGDYDVDGITATALLLDFLRGRGHAPLWRLPERAAEGYGLNIPGIEELARDGAQVLVTVDCGIGGVEAVSRAKELGLAVIVTDHHLPGPELPPADAVVDPKLADCPGTDLAGVGVAFFLAAAVNRLLPGEPSDVRRLLDLVALGTLADVVPLRGPNRILAKNGLLLLAEARRPGIHALKEVSGHNPKASLGASQVTFGLAPRINAAGRMGRPDTALDLLLAPDLDVARPLAADLDAENTRRRAEEDAILAEALAQADACPNGHGLTLFAPHWHQGVIGIVASRVAERRYRPTLILTADEAKGVLKGSGRSIPECDLHGLLTEIQDVLRSFGGHRQAAGLSIEPDNLALLTRRFDEAAARALGGTPPTPSLTVDAELAFDGVTATFIREIGLMEPFGCGNPEPVFASPPVSVVARRPFGQNHVALTLRDPAAGITLRGKGWGMAGEVGTQSKGSTVRVAFSPKITYFSGVPEIELRLRDFGGAPSEHVTNL; encoded by the coding sequence GTGCCCAAACGCTGGATTTTCCCCGCCGCCGATGTCGCGCCCCAGACGGCCGACCTCCTGGCCGACGCCCTCGGCGTCTCCCCGACCCTGGCCGCCCTGCTGTACACGCGCGGCCTGACCACGGCCGAAACCATGGACGCCTACCTGTCCCCGGGCCTGCGCCGCCTCATGCACCCCGGCACGATTCCGGGCATGGACGCGGCGGCCGCGCTTTTGGCCCAAAGCCTCGCCCAGGGCAAGAAAGTGGCCGTATGGGGCGATTACGACGTGGACGGCATCACGGCCACGGCCCTGCTCCTGGATTTCCTGCGCGGGCGCGGCCACGCCCCCTTGTGGCGGCTGCCCGAACGGGCGGCCGAAGGCTATGGCCTCAACATCCCCGGCATCGAGGAACTCGCCCGCGACGGCGCCCAGGTCCTCGTCACCGTGGACTGCGGCATCGGCGGCGTGGAGGCCGTGTCCCGGGCCAAGGAACTGGGCCTTGCCGTCATCGTCACCGACCACCACCTGCCCGGCCCCGAACTGCCGCCGGCCGACGCCGTGGTCGATCCCAAGCTGGCCGACTGCCCGGGCACCGACCTGGCCGGGGTGGGCGTGGCCTTTTTTCTGGCCGCCGCCGTGAACCGCCTTTTGCCCGGCGAACCAAGCGACGTGCGCCGCCTGCTCGACCTGGTGGCGCTTGGCACCCTGGCCGACGTGGTGCCCCTGCGCGGCCCCAACCGCATCCTGGCCAAAAACGGGCTGCTCCTTCTGGCCGAGGCGCGCCGTCCCGGCATCCATGCCCTAAAGGAAGTCAGCGGCCATAACCCCAAGGCGTCACTCGGCGCGTCCCAGGTGACCTTCGGCCTGGCCCCGCGCATCAACGCCGCCGGTCGCATGGGCCGCCCCGACACGGCCCTGGACCTGCTCCTCGCCCCGGACCTCGACGTCGCCCGGCCGCTGGCCGCCGACCTCGATGCGGAAAACACCCGACGCCGGGCCGAGGAGGACGCCATCCTGGCCGAGGCGCTGGCCCAGGCCGACGCCTGCCCGAACGGCCACGGCCTGACCCTGTTCGCCCCCCACTGGCACCAGGGCGTCATCGGCATCGTGGCCTCGCGGGTGGCCGAGCGCCGCTACCGCCCGACGCTGATCCTCACCGCCGACGAGGCCAAGGGCGTGCTCAAGGGCTCGGGCCGTTCCATCCCGGAGTGCGACCTGCATGGCCTCTTGACCGAAATCCAGGACGTGCTGCGCTCCTTCGGCGGCCACCGGCAGGCGGCGGGCCTGTCCATCGAACCGGACAATCTGGCGCTTTTGACCCGCCGCTTCGACGAGGCGGCGGCCAGGGCCCTTGGAGGGACCCCGCCGACGCCCTCGCTGACCGTTGACGCCGAGCTGGCCTTTGACGGCGTCACGGCCACCTTTATCCGGGAAATCGGGCTGATGGAGCCCTTCGGCTGCGGCAACCCCGAGCCGGTTTTCGCCTCGCCGCCGGTGTCGGTGGTCGCCAGGCGGCCCTTCGGGCAAAACCATGTCGCGCTGACCCTGCGCGACCCGGCGGCCGGCATCACCCTGCGCGGCAAGGGCTGGGGCATGGCCGGCGAGGTGGGAACGCAGTCGAAGGGCTCCACGGTGCGCGTCGCCTTCTCGCCGAAGATCACCTATTTTTCCGGCGTGCCCGAAATCGAGTTACGATTGCGTGACTTCGGCGGCGCACCTTCTGAACATGTTACCAATCTGTAA
- a CDS encoding outer membrane homotrimeric porin — MKRLGLLAIALALVAGSVVAASAATEVKMTGDAFVYGSFNANQNFTGWSTGSWDNNSGAYTPAGTQTEDRFQIWERFRLRSDFVANEAVKFRLGIKIQDTWGHGTFTAANPEVAIQVYQAYLQFKLPGCAAEVTAGLQDLSLPENAFFTDSVVFGGDRAAALVINAPLIDNTLAVTAGFARMLDKNRTYDTTTTQVADELDAYFLALPITVDGFKATPWGAIAVAGRDANYFTAGSYGPNSTFADSLLSAGTFMNPAGFKNDQNAYWWAGGTFEVTALDPVKLYADVIYGAGNQSDRKKNRREGWFIDAGAEYTGLDVVTPQVFAWWSTGEDKSTRNGSERMPSILSNWGPGNSFLFDCSQDLVKQGNMGVNPIGSMGLGASLNNISFIEKLSNRLTFVYLRGNNSAKAIRYLNTYMGSNPYFTMGRDLTDNEYIVSANFDTTYQIYENLAAVMETGWAHGEFQSSVWGHRLAEKSREGDAWKVAFGLTYKF; from the coding sequence ATGAAACGTTTAGGTCTGTTGGCCATCGCGCTCGCCCTTGTGGCGGGCAGCGTCGTGGCCGCGTCCGCCGCCACCGAAGTCAAGATGACGGGCGACGCGTTCGTTTACGGCTCGTTTAACGCCAACCAGAACTTCACCGGCTGGAGCACCGGCTCCTGGGACAACAACTCCGGTGCCTACACCCCCGCCGGCACCCAGACCGAAGACCGGTTCCAGATCTGGGAACGCTTTCGCCTGCGTTCCGACTTCGTCGCCAACGAAGCCGTGAAATTCAGACTGGGCATCAAGATCCAGGACACCTGGGGTCATGGCACCTTCACCGCCGCCAACCCCGAAGTGGCCATCCAGGTCTACCAGGCCTACCTGCAGTTCAAGCTGCCGGGCTGCGCCGCCGAAGTGACCGCCGGCCTCCAGGACCTGTCCCTGCCTGAAAACGCCTTCTTCACGGATTCCGTGGTGTTCGGCGGCGACCGCGCCGCGGCCCTGGTGATCAACGCGCCGTTGATCGACAACACCCTGGCCGTCACCGCCGGCTTCGCCCGCATGCTGGATAAAAACCGGACCTACGACACCACCACCACCCAGGTGGCCGATGAGCTGGACGCCTATTTCCTGGCCCTGCCCATCACCGTGGACGGTTTCAAGGCCACCCCGTGGGGTGCCATCGCCGTGGCCGGTCGTGACGCCAACTACTTCACCGCCGGTTCCTACGGCCCCAACTCGACCTTCGCCGACAGCCTGCTGTCCGCCGGCACGTTCATGAACCCCGCCGGCTTCAAGAACGACCAGAACGCCTATTGGTGGGCCGGCGGCACCTTCGAGGTGACCGCGCTTGACCCGGTGAAGCTCTATGCCGACGTGATCTACGGCGCCGGCAACCAGTCCGACCGCAAGAAGAACCGGCGCGAAGGCTGGTTCATCGACGCCGGCGCGGAATACACCGGCCTCGACGTCGTGACCCCGCAGGTCTTCGCCTGGTGGTCCACCGGTGAGGACAAGTCCACCCGCAACGGCTCCGAGCGCATGCCTTCGATCCTGTCCAACTGGGGTCCGGGCAACAGCTTCCTGTTCGACTGCTCCCAGGACCTGGTCAAGCAGGGCAACATGGGCGTCAACCCCATCGGCTCCATGGGCCTCGGCGCTTCGCTCAACAACATCAGCTTCATCGAGAAGCTCAGCAACCGCCTGACCTTCGTGTACCTGCGCGGCAACAACTCGGCCAAGGCCATCCGCTACCTGAACACCTACATGGGCAGCAACCCCTACTTCACCATGGGGCGTGACCTGACCGACAACGAGTACATCGTCAGCGCCAACTTCGACACGACCTATCAGATCTACGAGAACTTGGCCGCCGTCATGGAGACCGGCTGGGCTCACGGCGAGTTCCAGAGCAGTGTCTGGGGCCACCGCCTGGCCGAGAAGTCCCGCGAAGGCGACGCCTGGAAGGTCGCTTTCGGCCTGACCTACAAGTTCTAG